Below is a genomic region from Gottschalkia purinilytica.
TAATATATTTTAGCTTATAAAAAATATAAATTTCTTGTGATTACTCTCTCTAAAAATAGTACCTTATTATGATATAATATTTATTAGACTTAACTATTGGAAGGTGAATTTAATGTCTTTCTTCGTAGAAACTATTGACATGGATTTAGGAGAAACTCCTATAGAAAATATATTTATAAATGACTTTATGCCTATGGCAGATGGAACATATGTTAAGGTGTATCTATTGGGATTTAAATATGCCAAGGATAATGATACAACTTTAAACATAACTAATGAAGTAATAGCTAAACATCTTAACATACCTTTATCTGATGTTTTAAGGGCATGGGATTTTTGGGAAAGCAAAGGTGTGATAAATAAGCATCCCAAGGATAGTGAAGATGAGTATGATTATATGATTGAATTTGTGAACTTAAGACATCTTTACATAAGAAACAACTATAAGCATATAATTTCTAATGAAGAAACTGGTTCTTCTAACTTATATACTTGTTCAGCTGAAGACTTAGTAGAGGCCAATCAAATTCCTGGAATAAATGATATGTTTAATTCTATAGACTATATTATTAGACGACCTTTAGTTCCTAACGAAAGAAAAAGAGTTCTTGAATGGATATACAATTATAATATGAATCCTGATATCATAGTTAAAGCCTTTTTTCACTCCATGGAAAAGAAAGGAAGACGTAATCTAAGCTATGTTGAAGGTATAGTTAGAAATTGGTATGACTCGGGTATAACTAATTTAGAAGCTTTACAAGATTATTTAAAATCTAAGGATGAGAAATTCTATAGATATGAAAGAATAATGAAATCTTTAGGATTTGGTTTTAGACAACCTAGTGAAAGTGAAATGAGAGTAATAGATAAATGGTTTGATGAATGGAAATTTACTATAGAAGTTATACTAAAAGCTTGTGAAAATACTAAAAAAACATCAAACCCAAGTGTAAGTTACATAGATGGTATATTATCTTCATGGCACAAAGATGGTATAAAGGATGTAAGTGCTGTAAAAAAAGATGAAGAGAACAGAAGTGCTAAAAAAAGTATAAACTCAAATGTAAGACAGAATCAATCTCAGAATTTTAAAACTAAGTTTCACAACTTTGAACAAAGAACTTCTAAGTATACCGCAGAAGAACTTGAAAAAATGGTTCTTAATAAAAGAGGTTAAAGGAGGATTATTGTGCATAAATCCTTAAAAGATATATTAAGAGGTTATGAAAAACGAAGAGACAAAGCTATATATGAGCAAAAATTACGTCAGAAGGAAGTATACTCAAAAGTTCCTAAAATACAGGAAATAGATAGTGAA
It encodes:
- a CDS encoding DnaD domain-containing protein: MSFFVETIDMDLGETPIENIFINDFMPMADGTYVKVYLLGFKYAKDNDTTLNITNEVIAKHLNIPLSDVLRAWDFWESKGVINKHPKDSEDEYDYMIEFVNLRHLYIRNNYKHIISNEETGSSNLYTCSAEDLVEANQIPGINDMFNSIDYIIRRPLVPNERKRVLEWIYNYNMNPDIIVKAFFHSMEKKGRRNLSYVEGIVRNWYDSGITNLEALQDYLKSKDEKFYRYERIMKSLGFGFRQPSESEMRVIDKWFDEWKFTIEVILKACENTKKTSNPSVSYIDGILSSWHKDGIKDVSAVKKDEENRSAKKSINSNVRQNQSQNFKTKFHNFEQRTSKYTAEELEKMVLNKRG